AGCCTGGAGGATCTCGACGAAGTGATGCGCGCCTTCATCAATGGCGGCGGCACGCTGATCGATACCGCGCCCAGCTACGGCCGGGCCGAAGCGGTGACCGGCGAGTTGCTCAAGCGCACCAGGACCCAGGGCAAGGCGTTTCTCGCCTCCAAGCTGTCGAGCACCGGCCGTGAGCGCGGCCTGGCGCAGTTCCAGGCCAGCCTCAAGGCCCTGCAGGCCGACAGGATGGACCTCCTGCAGGTACACAACCTGCAGGACACCACCACTCAGCTGGCCCTGGCCCGCGAGCTGCGCGAACAGGGCAAGGTGCGCTACATCGGCATCACCCACTACATCGAGTCGGCCCATGACGACCTGCTGGCGGTGCTGGCCAAGGAGAAAGTCGACTTCGTGCAGTTCAACTATTCGGTGGGCGAGCGCAACGCCGAAAAGCGCCTGCTGCCCTACTGCCGGGACAATGGCATCGCCACGCTGATCAACCGCCCCTTCCAGCGCGCGCAACTGCTCGGCCGGGTCAAGGGCAAGCCGCTGCCGGAGTGGGCCACCGAGATCGACGCCACCTCCTGGGCGCAGCTGCTGCTCAAGTTCATCCTCGCCAACGAGGCCGTGACCGCAGTGATTCCGGCCACCTCCAACCCGCGCTATGTGGTCGACAACCTCAAGGCCGGCCAGGGTCGCCTGCCGGATACCGCGCAGCGCCAGCGCATCGTCCAGGCCTTCGGCTGACCGCGCCACGAGCCCAGCGGGCAGATAATTGCAGCGCCAGCGCTTGTCACGCCCGCTACGGTGGAGTATCTGTTCACCCGCTGTGCCCCCAGATCACCACGGAAGTCCCCTGATGCCCCTCGACGCCACCGCTCCCCGCGCCACCACCGGCAAACCGACTGGCCGCATCCGGCAGAAGAACGAAGAAGCGATCATCGCGGCCGCCGAGGAAGAGTTCGCCCGCCACGGCTTCAAGGGCACCAGCATGAACACCATCGCCCAGGCGGTGGGCCTGCCCAAGG
Above is a genomic segment from Pseudomonas argentinensis containing:
- a CDS encoding aldo/keto reductase: MPSRRHFLQGSAALMTLAASSQLLPGFAFAANPAAVLQRKIPSSDESLPVIGLGTSQTFNVGLDESSLEDLDEVMRAFINGGGTLIDTAPSYGRAEAVTGELLKRTRTQGKAFLASKLSSTGRERGLAQFQASLKALQADRMDLLQVHNLQDTTTQLALARELREQGKVRYIGITHYIESAHDDLLAVLAKEKVDFVQFNYSVGERNAEKRLLPYCRDNGIATLINRPFQRAQLLGRVKGKPLPEWATEIDATSWAQLLLKFILANEAVTAVIPATSNPRYVVDNLKAGQGRLPDTAQRQRIVQAFG